From Granulicella sp. WH15, the proteins below share one genomic window:
- a CDS encoding FG-GAP-like repeat-containing protein produces MLAKRFGYLAASLAVLTFSGAQAQTPSFNPDVTFQGSSLAGWHTLGSADWRAADGVISASGSGWLVLDRSYQDTGVYTQFRCEGDCDTGVLLRAHKTEQGGLEGIFVSIKGQELGAYNLTLDASGKEIARKKLRAAGGQIRFAPPAAPGGDAPRAMPPLRSGPAGVKMPMDRPAPGLKVNDWNEIELLLDADIVRGFLDDGSGQVSAATEDMDGYGPIALYVGGGSKVQFRNLAYRDLGVHVEPLEITGDRFRMQRVNPFYYGWSADAADFNRDGKMDIVSGPLIYFGPDYTRSREIYPAQAVNPSTNYSMMDWVEHAYDFTGDGWPDVMTTSHAGGGKEGAVLYVNPKGESRRWEHYQVVSPIDSEETVMGNVDGSGKPALVYEAEGYMRYATVDPANPTGKWIVHTVSERGPWAPHGVGVGDVNGDGKADILGAYGWWEQPATNAGSSLWKYHPEAFGRWGRTSAGGATMGVYDVNGDGLNDVVTVIQAHGWGIAWFEQKRSSTGEISFVKHVVMGRTAAESAGGVVFTEPHGSTVADVDDDGIPDFVVGKRYWSHLDDFYDPDPYGPAVLYWYRTVRDSKAPGGARLVPELINNHSGVGSDVLAVDLNGDGAMDIVTSTRSGTYIFWGKSTLRKKK; encoded by the coding sequence ATGCTGGCGAAACGCTTCGGATATCTTGCTGCCTCCCTTGCCGTGCTTACGTTTAGTGGAGCGCAGGCTCAAACGCCGAGTTTCAACCCGGACGTTACGTTTCAGGGATCGAGCCTGGCGGGTTGGCACACGCTGGGGAGTGCGGACTGGCGGGCGGCTGATGGCGTGATCTCTGCCAGCGGATCGGGCTGGCTGGTGCTCGATCGCTCGTACCAGGATACGGGGGTTTATACGCAGTTCCGGTGCGAGGGGGATTGCGATACCGGCGTGCTGCTGCGGGCTCATAAGACGGAGCAGGGTGGGCTGGAGGGGATCTTCGTCTCCATCAAGGGACAGGAGCTGGGAGCTTATAACCTGACGCTCGATGCCAGTGGCAAGGAGATCGCGCGCAAGAAGCTGCGGGCCGCCGGGGGGCAGATTCGGTTTGCTCCGCCTGCTGCGCCGGGTGGGGACGCGCCGCGTGCGATGCCTCCGCTGCGGAGTGGACCTGCGGGTGTGAAGATGCCGATGGATCGGCCTGCGCCGGGGCTGAAGGTCAATGACTGGAATGAGATTGAGCTGCTGCTCGATGCGGATATTGTTCGGGGGTTTCTCGACGACGGCAGCGGGCAGGTGAGCGCGGCGACCGAGGATATGGATGGCTATGGGCCGATTGCTCTGTATGTAGGCGGGGGGAGCAAGGTGCAGTTTCGTAACCTCGCGTACCGCGATCTTGGGGTGCATGTAGAGCCGCTGGAGATTACGGGCGACCGCTTCAGGATGCAACGGGTGAACCCGTTCTACTACGGCTGGTCGGCCGATGCCGCGGACTTCAATCGCGATGGAAAGATGGATATCGTCTCGGGGCCGCTGATCTACTTTGGGCCGGACTATACGCGGTCGCGGGAGATCTATCCGGCGCAGGCGGTGAACCCTTCTACGAACTACTCAATGATGGACTGGGTGGAGCACGCGTATGACTTTACCGGCGACGGCTGGCCGGATGTGATGACGACCAGTCATGCGGGCGGCGGCAAGGAAGGCGCGGTGCTGTATGTGAATCCCAAGGGTGAGTCGCGGCGGTGGGAGCACTACCAGGTGGTGTCGCCGATCGATAGCGAAGAGACCGTGATGGGCAATGTGGATGGCAGCGGCAAGCCTGCGCTGGTGTACGAGGCCGAAGGGTATATGCGGTATGCGACGGTCGATCCGGCTAACCCTACGGGCAAGTGGATTGTGCATACGGTCTCGGAGCGAGGGCCGTGGGCTCCGCATGGCGTTGGAGTCGGCGACGTGAACGGCGATGGCAAAGCCGACATACTGGGGGCTTATGGGTGGTGGGAGCAGCCTGCGACCAACGCGGGAAGCTCGCTGTGGAAGTATCATCCGGAGGCCTTCGGGCGCTGGGGTCGCACCTCTGCTGGAGGCGCGACGATGGGCGTCTATGACGTGAACGGCGATGGGCTGAACGATGTCGTCACTGTGATTCAGGCGCATGGATGGGGGATCGCGTGGTTCGAGCAGAAGCGTTCGAGTACGGGCGAGATCTCGTTTGTGAAGCATGTGGTGATGGGCCGGACGGCGGCTGAAAGTGCGGGCGGCGTTGTGTTTACGGAGCCGCATGGATCGACTGTGGCGGATGTCGATGACGATGGCATTCCGGACTTTGTGGTTGGGAAGCGTTACTGGTCGCATCTCGATGATTTCTACGATCCCGATCCTTATGGACCTGCGGTGCTGTACTGGTACCGCACGGTGCGCGACAGCAAGGCTCCGGGCGGCGCACGCCTGGTGCCGGAGCTGATCAACAACCACTCCGGCGTGGGATCGGATGTGCTGGCAGTGGATCTCAATGGCGATGGTGCGATGGATATCGTCACCTCAACACGGAGCGGCACGTATATCTTCTGGGGGAAATCCACCTTGAGGAAGAAGAAGTAA
- a CDS encoding carboxypeptidase regulatory-like domain-containing protein, with the protein MSTSRLIQRVINIGVLCFSVLAASAYAQNTTGSIVGQVMDATGAAVSNATVIVTNDATRETHTVQTNDTGAYQVLTLQPGQYKVDVDSAGFKHYSRDPVEVQVELTSRINVPMEIGTQNEQVTITSQAPIIQSENAALGQVVQGRAVTEMPLNGRNVLALVGLVPGVVPQGGSSGNLTGQNVFSAGNYQIGGGNANQSSTLVDGAPVNISYGNATILVPSQDSVQEFRVQTNNNTAEYGMYAGGVINITTKSGTNSIHGTAYEFLRNTVFNSTPYFSKHSASPLAKNPLHQNQFGGNISFPIIKDKLFGFFDYQGYRNTTGLLYNYTVPTAAERSGDFSALSTPIYDPLTTCGTGSNPACTDAQRQGLAPTRTQFSYKGQLNVIDPARFSTVAKNLIAFPYWAAPTNNALTQNFQRYATAGGNNDQYNGRVDYALSDKQRIFGRYTQWNSKNIAPQTYNNGLITGDQTSPESFSTKQIVAGDSYLFNPTSIGDIRISYTRWNYQRTPGTLGYDETQLGLPSYFGQIAQLNNLTPSTTVPAITMTNPTINNVGTGLIKSINSNYVIAPSFTKTLKNHTLKVGADLRRLDQQYFQNNAPGGTFAFDNVFTGKSASAASGTGNPFASFLLGYGATGTVQIAPSTYTAIYYQGYFISDTWLATPKLTLTLGLRYEIPGTYRERNQRIATFNPTEVNPVLGSISVGGNPVLGAFDLVGTPQHPAAGERNEHYTDFLPRLGLAYRVDDNTVIRAGWGMFVLPSDLTFTDSPVQSGINYVNNVEVTSNDNGNTPSATLDNPYPSGLTGAPGRNPAYQQILLGGSANSVLANEENGITYQWNFAVQRQMPMGIAVEAAYAGLHGSHLPVSIGVNQVPASYLSQAAGDPACNQGTPSSTCFLTKQVTNPLYGRISQGNLQNPTVPQNQLLRPFPQYGNISNPGSFTGFSNYNALQAKVEKRFHSGGVLLGSYTFSKMMTNAESLTQWLEATGNAPAYQNLSNLGAEYSLSEFDTRQRLVISYVYSLPFGRGQAFGSNVHGLMDKVVSGWGVNGVTTFQEGFPLGISMQQNNITTYALQGSTRPNVVPGVNKKIGGAVQKRLGDASSTSTYFNTAAFTAPATAFSFGNESRLDSSLRAPGQANYDLALYKDTHLTERVLFQFRVESFNLFNRVQFGVPNTAIGNAQVGQITTQLNQPRLLQLSGRFNF; encoded by the coding sequence ATGTCGACTTCAAGATTGATTCAACGCGTAATAAATATCGGGGTGCTGTGCTTCTCCGTGCTCGCGGCTTCAGCCTATGCGCAAAATACGACCGGCTCGATTGTGGGTCAGGTGATGGATGCAACCGGAGCCGCCGTGAGCAATGCGACGGTCATTGTGACTAACGATGCGACCAGAGAGACGCATACCGTCCAGACCAACGACACCGGCGCTTACCAGGTGCTGACGCTGCAGCCGGGACAGTACAAGGTGGATGTGGACAGCGCCGGATTCAAGCACTACTCGCGCGATCCGGTGGAGGTGCAGGTTGAGCTGACCTCGCGCATCAACGTGCCGATGGAGATTGGAACCCAGAACGAGCAGGTGACGATCACGTCGCAGGCTCCGATCATCCAGTCGGAGAACGCGGCTCTGGGCCAGGTGGTACAGGGTCGCGCGGTGACCGAGATGCCGTTGAATGGGCGCAACGTGCTGGCGCTGGTCGGACTGGTTCCGGGCGTGGTGCCGCAGGGAGGCTCCTCCGGCAACCTGACCGGGCAGAACGTCTTCTCGGCGGGTAACTACCAGATCGGCGGAGGCAATGCGAACCAGAGCTCGACACTGGTCGATGGTGCGCCCGTGAATATCTCCTATGGCAATGCGACGATCCTGGTGCCTTCGCAGGATTCGGTACAGGAGTTCCGCGTACAGACGAACAACAACACCGCGGAGTATGGCATGTACGCCGGTGGTGTCATCAACATCACGACCAAGTCTGGCACCAACAGCATTCATGGCACGGCGTATGAGTTCCTGCGCAATACGGTCTTCAACTCCACGCCATACTTCTCGAAGCACAGCGCGAGTCCGCTGGCCAAGAACCCGCTGCACCAGAACCAGTTCGGCGGCAACATCAGCTTCCCGATTATCAAGGACAAGCTCTTCGGCTTCTTTGACTATCAGGGTTATCGCAATACGACCGGCCTGCTGTACAACTACACGGTTCCCACTGCGGCTGAGCGTAGCGGCGACTTCTCGGCTCTTTCCACGCCGATCTATGACCCGCTCACGACCTGCGGCACTGGCTCGAACCCCGCTTGCACGGACGCTCAGAGGCAGGGACTCGCTCCCACGCGTACGCAGTTCTCTTACAAGGGGCAACTCAACGTCATCGACCCGGCCCGCTTCAGCACCGTGGCGAAGAACCTGATTGCATTCCCCTACTGGGCTGCTCCTACCAACAATGCCTTGACGCAGAACTTCCAGCGCTATGCGACCGCCGGTGGAAACAACGACCAGTACAACGGTCGTGTTGACTATGCACTGAGCGATAAGCAGCGCATCTTCGGGCGGTATACGCAGTGGAACTCGAAGAATATTGCGCCGCAGACGTATAACAACGGTCTCATCACCGGAGACCAGACCTCGCCGGAGTCCTTCTCGACCAAGCAGATCGTAGCCGGTGACTCGTACCTCTTCAACCCAACCTCCATTGGGGATATCCGCATCTCGTACACGCGCTGGAACTATCAGCGCACGCCGGGAACGCTGGGCTACGATGAGACGCAGCTTGGGCTGCCGTCTTACTTCGGCCAGATTGCGCAGTTGAATAACCTGACACCTTCGACGACCGTGCCCGCGATCACGATGACCAACCCGACAATCAACAACGTCGGCACGGGTCTGATTAAATCCATCAACAGCAACTACGTGATTGCACCCAGCTTCACTAAGACGCTGAAGAACCATACCCTCAAGGTCGGTGCGGATCTTCGTCGCCTGGATCAGCAGTACTTCCAGAACAATGCGCCGGGCGGCACGTTCGCGTTCGACAACGTGTTCACTGGTAAGAGCGCGTCGGCAGCGAGCGGCACGGGTAATCCCTTTGCCTCGTTCCTGCTGGGCTATGGGGCTACGGGAACGGTGCAGATCGCGCCTTCGACTTACACGGCGATCTACTACCAGGGCTACTTTATCTCTGACACATGGCTGGCTACTCCGAAGCTGACGCTGACGCTGGGGCTGCGGTATGAGATCCCCGGAACCTACCGCGAGCGCAACCAGCGCATCGCTACCTTCAACCCAACGGAGGTGAACCCAGTACTGGGCTCTATCTCTGTCGGCGGCAACCCGGTGTTGGGTGCGTTTGACCTGGTCGGCACGCCGCAGCATCCTGCGGCGGGTGAGCGCAACGAACACTACACGGACTTTCTTCCGCGGCTTGGGCTTGCGTATCGCGTTGATGACAATACCGTCATTCGTGCGGGCTGGGGCATGTTCGTTCTGCCCTCGGACCTGACGTTTACGGATTCGCCGGTGCAGTCCGGCATCAACTACGTGAACAATGTTGAGGTGACCTCGAACGACAACGGAAATACTCCGTCCGCTACGCTCGATAATCCTTATCCGAGTGGGCTTACCGGAGCGCCGGGACGTAACCCCGCTTACCAGCAGATTCTGCTGGGTGGATCTGCGAACTCGGTGCTGGCCAATGAGGAGAACGGCATCACGTATCAATGGAACTTTGCCGTTCAGCGGCAGATGCCGATGGGAATCGCGGTGGAGGCGGCCTATGCAGGACTGCATGGATCGCACCTGCCGGTGAGCATCGGAGTGAACCAGGTGCCTGCCTCGTATCTGAGCCAGGCGGCGGGTGATCCGGCTTGTAATCAGGGCACGCCCTCTTCGACCTGCTTCTTGACCAAACAGGTTACAAATCCGCTCTACGGCAGGATCTCGCAGGGCAATCTGCAGAACCCGACGGTTCCGCAAAACCAGTTGCTGCGGCCCTTCCCGCAGTATGGCAATATCTCCAATCCCGGCTCGTTTACGGGCTTCAGCAACTACAACGCTCTACAGGCCAAGGTGGAGAAGCGGTTCCACTCGGGCGGCGTGCTGCTGGGCTCGTATACGTTCTCGAAGATGATGACGAACGCGGAGAGCCTGACGCAGTGGCTGGAGGCGACGGGCAATGCTCCGGCGTATCAGAACCTGTCGAACCTGGGTGCGGAGTACTCGCTCTCGGAGTTCGATACGCGGCAACGGCTGGTCATCAGCTATGTCTACTCGCTGCCGTTCGGGCGTGGGCAGGCGTTCGGCTCGAATGTCCATGGGCTGATGGATAAGGTGGTATCCGGCTGGGGCGTCAATGGCGTGACGACGTTCCAGGAGGGCTTCCCTCTCGGCATCAGTATGCAGCAGAACAACATTACGACCTATGCGCTGCAAGGCTCGACGCGTCCGAACGTGGTGCCGGGAGTGAATAAGAAGATTGGCGGCGCGGTGCAGAAACGACTGGGCGATGCCAGCTCCACCTCGACTTACTTCAATACGGCTGCCTTTACGGCTCCCGCGACAGCGTTCTCGTTCGGCAATGAATCGCGGCTCGATAGCTCGTTGCGGGCTCCAGGGCAGGCAAACTATGACCTGGCGCTGTACAAGGACACGCATCTGACGGAACGGGTGCTGTTCCAGTTCCGCGTCGAGTCGTTCAACCTGTTCAACCGTGTGCAGTTTGGTGTTCCCAATACGGCTATCGGCAATGCGCAGGTGGGGCAGATTACGACGCAGCTCAATCAGCCGCGACTGTTGCAGCTTTCGGGCCGGTTCAACTTCTAA
- a CDS encoding tetratricopeptide repeat protein, producing MKKRSKSTAPVKIEAPVPASGRLWRRGVAVLFGVGALLCLGWVVGHRHRERVPVVRAQSDYVDPAVCATCHSQIAATYKKTGMGRSFYQPTDKNVIEDYTGTHTLDHKLSGMHYAMVERDGRFFQRRSTAGFDGKEANVVEQQVDYVIGSGNHARTYLHRTQEGKLVELPVSWYTERSGYWAMSPGFDRASQTDMRGTITAECMFCHNGYPAMDSPTANDDVKEGVFPARLPEGIDCQRCHGPGRAHVAAVTSGKASIEEIRAAIVNPRKLPRDRQMEVCMECHLGTSALHTPPEIRNYSRDVFSFRPGQSLGDYKMYFEAPKDNKHEDFEIAHAAYRLRESACYLKSSMTCITCHNPHDIPRGEEAVRKYTAVCLSCHAAVKHTVALPASQNCLSCHMPKRRAAGSVHVVMTDHYIQRYRPAGDLLAPLAESTLPPDKNLVDLYYPAKGSDTAKDELYLAVARVDDGDGVQGLKQLQSVVDRQSPTMPEPYLELARAYARRGRNSDAVRWFDAALAHRPGDRQAMREIVPALYATGQDARALDVLQKGVALYPKDDLLLTDLGNAYLRKERLAEAQEALNRALAVNPERSEAHNLLGLVALRRGDAALAEQSFREAIRWEPDLAEAQNNLGSLLTSNHSFAEAEFHLDKALAVNPNYAEAHHGLGLLSILTNSIPRATTELRAAVRLEPGSAEMHSDLADLLAAQGHVPEAAEEYERVLQIKPDQGDAQLGLGLALLREHRAAEAKTHLEQAAVSSDENVSHAAAEALRQIER from the coding sequence ATGAAGAAGAGATCGAAGAGTACTGCTCCGGTGAAGATCGAAGCCCCTGTGCCTGCTTCAGGACGGCTTTGGCGGCGCGGGGTCGCGGTGCTGTTCGGGGTTGGCGCGCTGCTATGCCTGGGATGGGTGGTGGGGCATCGGCATCGGGAGAGGGTGCCTGTAGTGCGGGCGCAGTCGGACTATGTAGACCCCGCTGTGTGTGCTACGTGCCACTCGCAGATCGCGGCTACTTATAAGAAGACCGGTATGGGGCGGTCGTTTTATCAGCCGACTGATAAGAATGTGATCGAGGATTACACGGGGACGCACACCCTCGACCATAAGCTATCGGGGATGCACTACGCGATGGTCGAGCGCGATGGAAGGTTCTTCCAGAGGCGCAGTACTGCGGGCTTCGATGGCAAGGAAGCGAACGTCGTTGAGCAGCAAGTGGATTATGTAATCGGATCGGGGAATCATGCGCGCACCTATCTGCACCGCACGCAGGAGGGCAAGCTGGTCGAGCTGCCGGTGAGCTGGTACACGGAGCGCTCGGGATACTGGGCGATGAGTCCGGGGTTCGATCGTGCGAGCCAGACCGATATGCGCGGCACGATCACGGCGGAGTGCATGTTCTGCCACAACGGCTATCCTGCGATGGACTCGCCGACGGCGAACGACGATGTGAAGGAAGGGGTCTTCCCTGCTCGACTGCCGGAGGGGATCGACTGCCAGCGGTGTCATGGGCCCGGACGGGCTCATGTAGCTGCTGTGACCTCGGGCAAGGCGTCAATCGAGGAGATTCGAGCTGCGATTGTGAATCCGCGAAAGTTGCCGCGTGACCGTCAAATGGAGGTGTGCATGGAGTGTCACCTGGGCACGAGCGCGCTGCATACTCCGCCGGAGATACGTAACTATAGCCGTGACGTATTCTCTTTCCGTCCGGGCCAAAGCCTGGGGGACTACAAGATGTACTTTGAAGCTCCCAAGGATAATAAGCACGAGGACTTTGAGATTGCTCATGCGGCTTATCGGCTGCGGGAATCAGCTTGCTATCTGAAGAGCTCGATGACGTGCATTACATGCCATAACCCGCATGATATTCCCCGTGGCGAGGAAGCCGTGCGCAAGTACACCGCGGTCTGTCTGAGCTGTCATGCCGCGGTAAAGCACACCGTGGCGCTGCCTGCGAGCCAGAATTGTCTTTCATGTCATATGCCGAAGCGGCGGGCGGCGGGCTCGGTGCATGTTGTCATGACCGATCACTATATTCAGAGGTATCGGCCTGCAGGCGATCTGCTTGCGCCGCTGGCTGAGAGTACGCTGCCGCCGGATAAGAATCTTGTGGATCTTTACTATCCGGCCAAAGGTTCTGATACGGCTAAGGATGAGTTGTATCTGGCCGTCGCTCGCGTGGACGATGGCGATGGGGTGCAGGGGCTGAAGCAGTTGCAGAGTGTGGTGGATCGGCAGTCGCCGACAATGCCTGAACCTTATCTGGAATTGGCGCGAGCCTATGCGCGCAGAGGCAGAAACTCGGATGCGGTGAGGTGGTTCGATGCTGCGCTCGCGCATCGGCCCGGTGATCGGCAGGCCATGCGGGAGATAGTTCCGGCGCTATATGCCACGGGGCAGGATGCGCGGGCGCTGGACGTATTGCAAAAGGGCGTGGCGTTGTATCCCAAAGACGATCTACTGCTGACCGATCTGGGGAACGCCTATCTGCGCAAGGAGAGGCTGGCCGAGGCACAGGAGGCGTTGAACCGTGCGCTGGCCGTCAATCCGGAGCGCTCGGAGGCGCACAACCTGCTGGGGCTTGTGGCGTTGCGGCGCGGAGATGCGGCGTTGGCCGAGCAGTCCTTCCGTGAGGCGATTCGTTGGGAGCCTGATCTTGCGGAGGCACAGAATAATCTCGGCTCGTTGTTGACCAGTAACCATAGCTTCGCCGAGGCGGAGTTTCATCTGGACAAAGCTCTTGCGGTCAACCCGAACTACGCGGAGGCGCATCATGGGCTTGGCCTGCTCAGCATTCTGACTAACTCGATTCCTCGGGCCACCACCGAGCTTAGGGCAGCGGTGCGGCTCGAGCCGGGGTCGGCGGAGATGCACAGCGATCTGGCCGATCTGCTGGCGGCCCAGGGTCATGTGCCGGAGGCAGCGGAAGAGTATGAGAGGGTGTTGCAGATAAAGCCTGACCAGGGGGATGCGCAGCTTGGGCTGGGGTTGGCGTTGCTGCGGGAGCATCGTGCTGCGGAGGCCAAAACTCATCTGGAACAGGCAGCAGTGAGTAGTGATGAAAATGTAAGCCATGCGGCGGCAGAGGCATTGCGACAGATTGAACGATGA
- a CDS encoding PQQ-binding-like beta-propeller repeat protein, giving the protein MRIPLWQISAVSLALAGSFTEVCLHHSAQTAHAAEGKERAPHTTWRAYQGGPDSAQYSDLRQINKSNVAQLQQVWFYPAGNNGFRYGSNPIIIDNVMYVIGKDNDIAAVDAATGKEIWVHDNHKPRNVSNRGVSYWESKDRSDRRILFSADNMLHEIDAKTGNSIDSFGNHGAVDLREGLGRVPSSIRQIQTATPGRVFENLLILGSATGEEYESPPGDLRAFDILTGKVAWSFHTVPHPGEMGYETWPKDAWKYVGGTNTWGEITIDEKTGIAYFPIGAPTYDFYGADRLGANLFSDCLLALDARTGKYLWHFQTTHHDLWDYDLMTAPKLMTIKHNGKMVDVVAQAGKNGFVYVFDRATGKPVFPIEERPVPQSDMPGEKSWPTQPIPSLPPFARQKFSAEDVDPYISNPAEREKIKAAVLAARNEGIYTPPTLGTTMETPGNNGGANWGTAAIDPATATFYVASKDAPSLLKLETKPPRRQMTGPAESQGHLVYIQNCQSCHTESRAGQPPAIPSLVNIIQRAGAERVATAVQNGLPPMPAFPDLDSDDVKNLIAYLKAPELGAIPGDIMARMMAPAPKAQVKLGPGGQRYWTGYGYMNSSEGLPAIGPPWSSLTAYDMNKGTIKWQIPLGEVEELVAKGIRNTGSYWPRGGPVVTAGGLIIAPTISDNTLHFYDKDTGKQVWSLHLPAGPEGIPAVYEVAGREYIAISARPRLETVRQPDGKATPAAATPYDNTKQGYYVFALPERSGK; this is encoded by the coding sequence ATGCGAATACCCTTGTGGCAGATATCTGCTGTATCGCTTGCTCTCGCCGGGTCTTTTACGGAAGTCTGCCTGCACCACTCCGCGCAGACGGCACATGCAGCCGAGGGGAAAGAGCGCGCGCCGCATACGACGTGGCGGGCGTATCAGGGCGGGCCGGACTCGGCGCAGTACTCCGACCTGCGGCAGATCAATAAGAGCAACGTCGCTCAGTTGCAGCAGGTGTGGTTTTATCCGGCGGGCAACAATGGCTTTCGCTATGGCTCGAACCCGATCATTATCGACAACGTGATGTATGTCATCGGCAAGGACAACGACATTGCGGCGGTGGATGCAGCGACCGGCAAGGAGATCTGGGTTCACGATAATCACAAGCCGCGCAATGTCTCGAACCGGGGCGTGAGCTATTGGGAGAGTAAGGATCGGTCGGATCGGCGGATTCTGTTTTCGGCCGACAACATGCTTCATGAGATCGATGCGAAGACTGGGAATTCGATTGATAGCTTCGGTAATCATGGGGCGGTCGATCTGCGTGAGGGACTGGGGCGCGTTCCGAGCAGCATACGGCAGATTCAGACGGCTACGCCGGGCAGGGTCTTCGAAAACTTGCTGATTCTTGGCTCGGCTACCGGCGAGGAGTATGAGTCGCCTCCGGGCGATCTGCGCGCCTTCGATATCCTGACCGGCAAGGTGGCCTGGAGCTTCCATACAGTGCCGCATCCGGGCGAGATGGGCTATGAGACGTGGCCGAAGGATGCGTGGAAGTACGTGGGCGGCACCAATACGTGGGGCGAGATCACGATCGACGAGAAGACCGGCATCGCCTACTTCCCTATCGGTGCTCCTACGTATGACTTTTATGGCGCGGACAGGTTGGGAGCGAATCTGTTCTCCGACTGCCTGCTGGCGCTCGATGCGCGCACAGGCAAGTACCTGTGGCACTTCCAGACGACGCATCACGATCTGTGGGACTACGATCTGATGACCGCGCCGAAGCTGATGACCATCAAGCACAACGGCAAGATGGTGGACGTGGTGGCACAGGCTGGGAAGAACGGATTTGTGTATGTCTTCGATCGCGCGACGGGTAAGCCGGTCTTTCCGATTGAGGAGAGGCCTGTACCGCAGTCGGATATGCCGGGGGAGAAGTCGTGGCCGACGCAGCCGATTCCGTCGCTGCCGCCGTTTGCGAGGCAGAAGTTCAGCGCGGAGGATGTCGATCCGTATATCTCCAATCCGGCTGAGCGCGAGAAGATCAAGGCCGCGGTGCTGGCAGCGCGGAACGAGGGTATCTACACGCCGCCCACGCTGGGCACGACGATGGAGACGCCCGGCAATAACGGCGGAGCCAACTGGGGCACGGCTGCGATTGATCCCGCGACCGCGACGTTTTATGTGGCGTCGAAGGATGCGCCCTCGCTGCTGAAGCTGGAGACGAAGCCGCCGCGCAGGCAGATGACGGGGCCAGCGGAGTCGCAGGGGCACCTGGTCTATATTCAGAACTGCCAGTCGTGCCATACGGAGTCGCGTGCGGGACAGCCGCCTGCGATTCCCTCACTCGTCAATATCATTCAGCGCGCCGGCGCGGAACGGGTGGCGACTGCGGTGCAGAATGGTTTGCCGCCGATGCCTGCCTTTCCGGACCTCGATAGCGATGACGTCAAGAACCTGATCGCTTATCTGAAGGCTCCGGAGCTGGGCGCGATTCCCGGCGACATCATGGCTCGCATGATGGCTCCGGCCCCCAAAGCCCAGGTGAAGCTGGGGCCGGGCGGACAGCGATATTGGACCGGATATGGTTACATGAACTCCAGCGAGGGTCTTCCGGCCATCGGGCCGCCGTGGTCGAGCCTGACCGCGTATGACATGAACAAGGGCACGATCAAGTGGCAGATCCCGCTGGGCGAAGTGGAGGAGCTGGTTGCCAAGGGCATCCGCAATACGGGCAGCTACTGGCCGCGTGGCGGGCCTGTGGTGACGGCGGGTGGGCTTATCATCGCGCCCACGATCTCGGACAACACGCTGCACTTCTACGACAAAGACACCGGCAAGCAGGTGTGGTCGCTGCATCTGCCCGCGGGGCCGGAGGGGATTCCCGCTGTCTACGAGGTCGCTGGGCGCGAGTACATCGCGATCAGCGCGCGGCCGCGGCTGGAGACGGTACGGCAACCGGACGGCAAGGCAACACCGGCTGCCGCAACCCCCTACGACAACACGAAGCAGGGATACTATGTCTTCGCGCTGCCTGAGAGGTCCGGCAAGTAA
- a CDS encoding SDR family NAD(P)-dependent oxidoreductase translates to MKLTGKIALVTGAGQGIGRGIAEVFAENGADVVINDLHVGERTEQVAEAVRKQGRRALVVQGDVSLRADVDRIFAEAQQLGPVDILVNNAGIETIVPFLELTDQQWEDVTNVNLKSGWMCSQAFAKRAVAEGRKGAIVNLGSIQAARVLPGRTHYAPSKLAVEAMTRNISAELGPHGIRVNCIHPGLIDTPMIRWVLESPEILPQVVAQISLGRPGQPRDIGNAAAFLASDEASYVTGQSLYVDGGWVGK, encoded by the coding sequence ATGAAGTTGACAGGCAAGATCGCCCTGGTGACGGGTGCGGGGCAGGGTATTGGAAGAGGGATCGCCGAGGTCTTCGCGGAGAACGGCGCGGACGTGGTCATCAACGACCTGCACGTTGGGGAGCGCACCGAGCAGGTAGCCGAGGCCGTTCGCAAGCAGGGCCGCAGGGCTCTCGTCGTCCAGGGAGACGTCTCCCTGCGCGCCGATGTCGACCGCATCTTCGCAGAGGCCCAGCAGCTCGGCCCGGTCGACATCCTCGTCAACAACGCGGGCATCGAGACCATCGTGCCCTTCCTCGAACTGACCGACCAGCAGTGGGAGGATGTCACCAACGTCAACCTCAAGAGCGGCTGGATGTGCTCGCAGGCCTTCGCCAAGCGCGCCGTAGCTGAGGGCCGCAAGGGAGCCATCGTCAACCTCGGCTCCATCCAGGCCGCGCGTGTTCTGCCCGGCCGCACCCACTACGCCCCCAGCAAGCTCGCCGTCGAAGCCATGACCCGCAACATCTCCGCCGAACTGGGGCCGCACGGCATCCGCGTCAACTGCATCCACCCCGGCCTGATCGATACGCCGATGATTCGCTGGGTGCTCGAAAGCCCGGAGATTCTGCCGCAGGTCGTCGCGCAGATCTCGCTGGGCAGGCCCGGCCAGCCGCGCGATATCGGCAACGCAGCGGCCTTCCTCGCGTCCGACGAGGCCAGCTATGTCACCGGCCAGTCCCTGTACGTAGATGGCGGTTGGGTGGGCAAATAA